A region of Rhizorhabdus wittichii RW1 DNA encodes the following proteins:
- a CDS encoding LSU ribosomal protein L25P (TIGRFAM: ribosomal 5S rRNA E-loop binding protein Ctc/L25/TL5~PFAM: ribosomal protein L25) — MSEVLDLSAEARERAGKGASRAIRREGRVPAVIYGEKQEPASIHVEEKVLMKLLHTGHFFNSVVMLDVGGKKVRTLPKDVQFHPVTDRPLHVDFLRIGEHTKVNVNVPVHFKDEELSPGLKRGGVLNVVIHDLGLSVDAAEIPEEIVISLKGLEVGESIHLSQVALPKGASAQDHEDITIATIVAPSALKSAEGEEAAEAGEEAAEG, encoded by the coding sequence ATGAGCGAAGTGCTCGACCTGTCGGCCGAGGCACGCGAGCGGGCTGGCAAGGGAGCCTCCCGCGCGATCCGCCGCGAAGGCCGCGTCCCCGCCGTGATCTACGGCGAAAAGCAGGAACCCGCCTCGATTCACGTCGAGGAGAAGGTCCTCATGAAGCTGCTGCACACCGGCCACTTCTTCAACAGCGTGGTCATGCTCGATGTCGGCGGCAAGAAGGTCCGGACCCTGCCGAAGGACGTCCAGTTCCATCCGGTCACCGACCGTCCGCTGCATGTCGACTTCCTGCGCATCGGCGAACACACCAAGGTCAACGTCAACGTTCCGGTCCACTTCAAGGACGAGGAACTGTCGCCGGGCCTGAAGCGTGGCGGCGTTCTCAACGTCGTCATCCATGACCTGGGCCTGTCGGTCGACGCGGCCGAGATCCCGGAGGAGATCGTGATCTCGCTGAAGGGTCTCGAGGTGGGCGAGAGCATCCACCTGTCGCAGGTCGCCCTGCCCAAGGGCGCGTCCGCGCAGGACCATGAAGACATCACCATCGCGACGATCGTCGCCCCGTCGGCGCTGAAGAGCGCCGAGGGCGAGGAAGCCGCCGAAGCCGGTGAAGAGGCCGCCGAGGGCTGA
- a CDS encoding peptidyl-tRNA hydrolase (PFAM: peptidyl-tRNA hydrolase) produces MQIWVGLGNPGAQYAMHRHNVGFMAVDTIAEVHRFDPWKKQFQGWSATGRIGNVKVLLLKPATFMNESGRSVGEAMRFFKRETGDVTVFHDELDLAPFKVKVKTGGGTAGHNGLRSTEAHIGNAFRRVRIGIGHPGHKDRVTGYVLGNYVKAELDPLAGMLGAIASEADWLASGDDARFMSEIALRLAD; encoded by the coding sequence ATGCAGATCTGGGTCGGCCTTGGCAATCCGGGCGCGCAATATGCGATGCACCGGCACAATGTGGGTTTCATGGCGGTCGACACGATCGCCGAGGTGCACCGCTTCGATCCGTGGAAGAAGCAGTTCCAGGGCTGGTCGGCGACCGGGCGGATCGGCAACGTGAAGGTCCTGCTGCTCAAGCCCGCCACCTTCATGAACGAAAGCGGCCGATCGGTCGGCGAGGCGATGCGCTTCTTCAAGCGCGAGACCGGCGACGTCACCGTCTTCCATGACGAACTCGACCTCGCCCCGTTCAAGGTGAAGGTGAAGACCGGCGGCGGCACCGCCGGACATAACGGCCTGCGATCGACCGAGGCGCATATCGGCAACGCGTTCCGCCGCGTCCGCATCGGCATCGGCCATCCGGGACACAAGGACCGGGTCACGGGTTATGTCCTCGGCAATTATGTCAAGGCGGAGCTCGATCCGCTCGCCGGCATGCTGGGCGCGATCGCGTCGGAGGCGGACTGGCTGGCATCGGGCGACGATGCCCGCTTCATGAGCGAGATCGCGTTGCGGCTCGCCGACTGA
- a CDS encoding 3-demethylubiquinone-9 3-methyltransferase (PFAM: Glyoxalase/bleomycin resistance protein/dioxygenase; 3-demethylubiquinone-9 3-methyltransferase): protein MQVTPFLMFQGDAEAAIDFYRGLFPEFEVVELTRWGAEGPGKEGSIYQASLSIAGQTVRCFDSPPVHDFGFTPSFSFFIDCDDEAQIEALWAALSDGGKALMGIGDHGFSRRFGWVQDRFGISWQLNLP, encoded by the coding sequence ATGCAGGTCACTCCCTTCCTGATGTTCCAGGGCGATGCCGAGGCCGCGATCGATTTCTACCGAGGGCTCTTCCCCGAATTCGAAGTGGTCGAGCTGACCCGCTGGGGCGCGGAGGGCCCCGGCAAGGAAGGCTCCATCTATCAGGCGAGCCTCTCGATCGCCGGGCAGACGGTCCGCTGCTTCGACAGCCCGCCGGTCCACGACTTCGGCTTCACGCCCTCCTTCTCCTTCTTCATCGACTGCGACGACGAAGCGCAGATCGAGGCGCTGTGGGCGGCGCTGTCCGACGGCGGCAAGGCGCTGATGGGGATCGGCGACCATGGCTTCAGCCGGCGCTTCGGCTGGGTTCAGGATCGCTTCGGAATCTCCTGGCAGCTCAATCTGCCCTGA
- a CDS encoding Tetratricopeptide TPR_4 (PFAM: Tetratricopeptide TPR_4), translating to MSSPAVEAARADPVAAAAKIDISADPGGAVVAWRAALATASRPGARRAHILSRLGTAMVGAAQVEDAVPILRESRDMAGVSPSDRAHSTTLLGSAFTNLNRYDEAEATLKDAVAQWHAIAPQGSAEEADAIHTLAILHYARGDLDGAERLEAESFALARRVKAPENEHMVAMITTMAIVALQAGKLEASDTYAREAMTIAGRVLAEDHPIAILAINNWVTVLAAQNRRSEAVDILRRIAGIEEKRFGPDYAGLAVTYNNLGRTLALLGRAAEAEPYARRSVAIGEKTLARDDETLAAFRNNLADLLAGRGLLAESLAIRRQALADLGDSNPVRAMRIRTSLGKSLLSTGDDAGAWEAFAIVDAWQAKTLPETHPDRIDIAGCRALLAARMKRADAAERLAGILAVTERELFANADPDRRSSTVPDHLGRLLEASWLVGDRPAGFRVAQLMALDDAGRAIVAVSARAAARDGGTAALIRKRQDLLAQRDRLTQAALRAYGKGEADYHDATAEVGQVDRELAATEAALAAAQPDYAALTRFTALDEAAVARRLGRRQALVMPVPFGGGALTFVVRSGGGAWAWSGTDSTALADAATLRASLGLEVATRGALADAPTDRPRFDRALAHRLYREIVPAALDATLAGADDWILAPGGAFTRLPFAVLVTDTPKGRDDDPAALRATPWLIRRAALMQVPSIAGIGETRGATTSGDRFVGIGAPLLGGKAAPGELRGFYRGGAVDRDALAALAPLPQAERELIRMREALGLQPSLLVGAAATERAVKAEDFKRVRVLAFATHGLVGGAVDKASEPGLVLTPPAKPDDTDDGLLTASEIAALDIDADWVVLSACDTAAGQSPTAPALSGLARAFLYAGARSLLVSHWAVRDDVAARLTVDTASRAAKGEPRPQALRRAMLRLIADPKVTDGAVPSVWAPFILVAR from the coding sequence ATGTCGTCGCCGGCGGTCGAGGCCGCCAGGGCCGATCCGGTGGCCGCCGCCGCGAAGATCGACATATCCGCCGATCCGGGCGGCGCCGTCGTCGCCTGGCGCGCCGCGCTCGCGACCGCGTCGAGGCCGGGCGCACGGCGGGCCCATATCCTCAGCAGGCTCGGCACCGCGATGGTCGGGGCGGCGCAGGTCGAGGACGCCGTGCCGATCCTGCGCGAATCGCGCGACATGGCGGGCGTCTCGCCGTCCGACCGGGCGCACAGCACGACGCTGCTCGGCTCCGCCTTCACCAACCTCAACCGCTATGACGAGGCGGAGGCGACGCTGAAGGACGCCGTGGCGCAATGGCATGCGATCGCGCCGCAGGGCAGCGCCGAGGAGGCCGACGCGATCCACACGCTCGCGATCCTCCATTATGCGCGCGGCGATCTCGACGGCGCCGAGCGGCTCGAAGCCGAATCCTTCGCGCTCGCGCGCCGGGTGAAGGCGCCCGAGAACGAGCATATGGTGGCGATGATCACCACCATGGCGATCGTCGCGCTCCAGGCCGGCAAGCTGGAGGCGAGCGACACCTATGCGCGCGAGGCGATGACGATCGCGGGACGCGTCCTGGCCGAGGATCATCCGATCGCGATCCTCGCGATCAACAATTGGGTCACCGTGCTCGCCGCGCAGAACCGCCGTTCCGAGGCGGTCGACATCCTGCGGCGGATCGCCGGCATCGAGGAGAAGCGCTTCGGCCCCGACTATGCGGGGCTGGCCGTCACCTACAATAATCTCGGCCGCACCCTCGCCCTGCTCGGCCGCGCCGCCGAGGCCGAGCCCTATGCCCGCCGGTCGGTGGCGATCGGAGAGAAGACGCTGGCCCGCGACGACGAGACGCTCGCCGCCTTCCGCAACAATCTCGCCGATCTGCTCGCCGGGCGCGGCCTGCTGGCGGAGTCGCTGGCGATCCGGCGCCAGGCGCTCGCCGATCTCGGCGATTCCAATCCGGTGCGGGCGATGCGCATCCGCACCTCGCTGGGCAAGAGCCTGTTGTCGACCGGCGACGATGCCGGCGCGTGGGAGGCGTTCGCGATCGTCGACGCGTGGCAGGCGAAGACCCTGCCCGAGACGCACCCCGACCGCATCGACATCGCCGGCTGCCGCGCGCTGCTCGCCGCCCGGATGAAACGCGCCGATGCGGCCGAGCGGCTCGCCGGCATCCTCGCCGTCACCGAGCGCGAGCTGTTCGCCAACGCCGATCCCGACCGGCGCAGCAGCACCGTGCCCGATCATCTCGGCCGGTTGCTGGAGGCGAGCTGGCTGGTCGGCGATCGGCCGGCGGGCTTCCGCGTCGCCCAGCTGATGGCGCTCGACGATGCCGGCCGCGCGATCGTCGCCGTCTCGGCGCGCGCCGCCGCGCGCGACGGCGGCACCGCCGCGCTGATCCGCAAGCGGCAGGACCTGCTCGCCCAGCGCGACCGGCTGACCCAGGCGGCGCTGCGCGCCTATGGCAAGGGCGAGGCCGACTATCACGACGCCACCGCCGAAGTCGGCCAGGTCGACCGCGAACTGGCCGCGACCGAAGCGGCGCTCGCCGCCGCCCAGCCCGATTATGCCGCCCTCACCCGCTTCACCGCGCTGGACGAAGCGGCGGTGGCACGGCGGCTCGGCCGCCGCCAGGCGCTGGTGATGCCGGTGCCCTTCGGCGGCGGCGCGCTGACCTTCGTGGTCCGGTCCGGCGGCGGCGCATGGGCCTGGTCCGGCACGGACTCGACCGCGCTCGCCGATGCCGCGACGTTGCGCGCCTCGCTGGGGCTGGAGGTCGCGACGCGAGGCGCGCTCGCCGACGCGCCGACGGACCGGCCGCGCTTCGACCGGGCGCTCGCCCACAGGCTCTACCGCGAGATCGTGCCCGCCGCGCTCGACGCGACGCTGGCCGGGGCCGACGACTGGATTCTCGCCCCGGGCGGCGCCTTCACCCGGCTGCCCTTCGCGGTGCTGGTGACCGACACGCCCAAGGGCCGCGACGACGACCCCGCCGCCTTGCGCGCCACCCCCTGGCTGATCCGCAGGGCCGCGCTGATGCAGGTCCCCTCGATCGCCGGGATCGGGGAGACGCGCGGCGCGACGACATCCGGCGATCGCTTCGTCGGCATCGGCGCGCCGCTGCTCGGCGGCAAGGCCGCGCCCGGTGAACTGCGCGGCTTCTATCGCGGCGGCGCGGTCGACCGCGACGCCCTAGCCGCGCTCGCTCCCCTGCCGCAGGCCGAACGCGAGCTGATCCGGATGCGGGAGGCGCTCGGCCTCCAGCCGAGCCTGCTGGTCGGCGCCGCTGCGACCGAACGCGCGGTCAAGGCCGAGGATTTCAAGCGGGTCCGCGTCCTCGCCTTCGCCACCCATGGGCTGGTCGGCGGCGCGGTCGACAAGGCTTCGGAACCAGGTCTCGTCCTCACGCCGCCGGCGAAACCGGACGATACCGACGACGGCCTGCTCACCGCGTCCGAGATCGCCGCGCTCGACATCGACGCCGACTGGGTGGTGCTGTCGGCCTGCGACACGGCGGCGGGCCAAAGCCCCACCGCCCCTGCCCTGTCGGGTCTCGCCCGCGCCTTCCTCTATGCCGGGGCGCGATCGCTGCTGGTCAGCCACTGGGCGGTGCGCGACGACGTCGCCGCGCGGCTGACCGTCGACACCGCCTCGCGCGCCGCGAAGGGCGAGCCCCGGCCGCAGGCGCTGCGCAGGGCAATGCTGCGGCTGATCGCCGACCCGAAGGTGACGGACGGCGCCGTTCCCTCGGTCTGGGCCCCCTTCATCCTGGTCGCGCGCTGA
- a CDS encoding peptidase C14, caspase catalytic subunit p20 (PFAM: peptidase C14, caspase catalytic subunit p20) — translation MRPRFLLAALAGALLSAAPAAAETRAVLVGVSHFSDPRLAAFALPGAARDVERMAGALATLGVDRAALTMLTGDGATLAAIRAALDRLAAASAAGDRAVIFLSGHGTQAPARTADLIEPDGKDELFLAADAGAWDPRSRTVPGALVDDEIGRRIGELRARGVDVWMVIDSCTGGGLLRGSGTPKAIPPARLGIPAGAPLRGAVDPSGFVDGGLAGGGRLVAFAAAGPGAIAWDDGDGGAFTTALARAIAPDRPASFAALAAGISGSPRRGGTIGAFWTAGDLSAPLLFDGRSPDMVDFARALPPLPFATTLAIDRAGACKADGGNRPRSDGGGDLTLLLHCDHVRVDMAEPPQPLRIEAWYRDAAGGYTSLAPPLGLVVAPGRWANVGFTFVTRDPGTGRELPKGEETLVLIARDTDGKAIGARLLRFRAA, via the coding sequence ATGCGACCGCGCTTCCTCCTCGCCGCGCTCGCGGGGGCGCTGCTGTCGGCGGCTCCCGCCGCTGCCGAGACGCGCGCGGTGCTGGTCGGCGTCTCGCATTTCTCCGATCCGCGCCTCGCCGCCTTCGCCCTGCCCGGCGCGGCCCGCGACGTCGAGCGGATGGCCGGCGCGCTCGCGACGCTGGGGGTCGATCGGGCGGCGCTGACGATGCTGACCGGCGACGGCGCCACCCTCGCCGCGATCCGCGCGGCGCTCGACCGACTGGCTGCCGCATCGGCCGCCGGCGACCGCGCCGTCATCTTCCTGTCGGGGCACGGCACCCAGGCCCCGGCCAGGACCGCCGACCTGATCGAGCCCGACGGCAAGGACGAGCTGTTCCTCGCCGCCGATGCCGGCGCGTGGGACCCGCGCAGCCGCACGGTGCCCGGCGCGCTGGTCGACGACGAGATCGGCCGCCGCATCGGCGAGCTGCGCGCGCGCGGCGTCGACGTGTGGATGGTGATCGACAGCTGCACCGGCGGCGGGCTGCTGCGCGGGTCGGGCACGCCCAAGGCGATCCCGCCCGCCCGGCTCGGCATCCCGGCCGGCGCGCCCCTGCGCGGCGCGGTCGATCCGTCGGGCTTCGTCGACGGCGGGCTGGCGGGCGGCGGGCGCCTCGTCGCCTTCGCCGCCGCCGGGCCGGGCGCGATCGCCTGGGACGACGGCGACGGCGGCGCCTTCACCACCGCGCTGGCCCGCGCGATCGCCCCCGATCGTCCCGCCAGCTTCGCCGCGCTCGCCGCCGGCATCAGCGGCAGCCCGCGCCGGGGCGGGACGATCGGCGCCTTCTGGACGGCGGGCGACCTGTCGGCGCCGTTGCTGTTCGACGGACGATCGCCCGACATGGTCGACTTCGCCCGCGCGCTGCCACCGCTGCCCTTCGCCACCACGCTGGCGATCGACCGCGCCGGGGCCTGCAAGGCGGACGGCGGCAACCGGCCGCGATCGGACGGCGGCGGCGACCTGACCCTGCTGCTGCATTGCGACCATGTTCGCGTCGACATGGCCGAACCGCCGCAACCGCTCCGCATCGAGGCCTGGTATCGCGACGCGGCGGGCGGCTACACCAGCCTCGCCCCGCCGCTCGGCCTGGTCGTGGCGCCGGGCCGCTGGGCCAATGTCGGCTTCACCTTCGTCACCCGCGACCCCGGCACCGGCCGCGAGTTGCCGAAGGGCGAGGAGACGCTGGTGCTGATCGCGCGCGACACGGACGGCAAGGCGATCGGCGCGCGGCTGCTCCGGTTCAGGGCCGCCTGA
- a CDS encoding two component transcriptional regulator, winged helix family (PFAM: response regulator receiver; transcriptional regulator domain protein) produces MGQEDDIMIEQSFRSLFLGRSALILEDETEVAELLATALGRAGFARVDVVATGTDAVDRASADPFDVLILDRQTPELDGLGALGRIRSEGGRSTRAPALFLTALGSERHRIEGLAGGGDDYAVKPLSEIELLARLAALLRRREWDGASPAGTELVCGPLRIDAGTMTASLCGTLLDLTAREFSILSLLARNIGLPVTRSMLWSVCWSTYNFVPANFANTIDVHVSRLRRKLEAAGTDLPASLSPLIVAVRSQGLMLRRLDAPA; encoded by the coding sequence ATGGGGCAAGAAGACGACATCATGATCGAACAGAGCTTCCGCAGCCTGTTCCTGGGCCGATCCGCGCTGATCCTGGAGGATGAGACCGAAGTCGCCGAGCTGCTGGCGACGGCGCTCGGCCGCGCCGGCTTCGCGCGGGTCGACGTGGTCGCCACCGGCACCGACGCGGTCGACCGGGCGAGCGCCGATCCGTTCGACGTGCTGATCCTCGACCGGCAGACGCCCGAGCTCGACGGGCTCGGCGCGCTCGGGCGGATCCGTTCCGAAGGCGGCCGATCGACCCGCGCCCCGGCGCTGTTCCTGACCGCGCTGGGATCGGAGCGGCACCGGATCGAGGGGCTGGCGGGCGGCGGCGACGACTATGCGGTCAAGCCGCTGTCGGAGATCGAGCTGCTCGCCCGGCTCGCCGCACTGCTGCGGCGGCGCGAATGGGACGGCGCCTCGCCGGCCGGGACCGAGCTGGTCTGCGGGCCGCTCCGGATCGACGCGGGGACGATGACGGCGTCGCTGTGCGGCACCCTGCTCGACCTGACGGCGCGCGAATTCTCGATCCTGTCGCTGCTCGCGCGCAACATCGGCCTGCCGGTGACGCGGTCGATGCTGTGGTCGGTCTGCTGGTCGACCTATAATTTCGTGCCCGCCAATTTCGCCAACACCATCGACGTCCATGTCTCGCGCCTGCGCCGCAAGCTCGAGGCGGCGGGCACCGACCTTCCCGCCAGCCTCAGCCCGCTGATCGTCGCGGTGCGGAGCCAGGGCCTGATGCTGCGGCGGCTGGACGCGCCCGCTTGA
- a CDS encoding integral membrane sensor signal transduction histidine kinase (PFAM: ATP-binding region, ATPase domain protein domain protein; histidine kinase, HAMP region domain protein; histidine kinase A domain protein domain protein) produces MRPLHLSAKTALLLGVFSVLALALSLLGLAMVDRDARRIAAAEAAQHDYEALDEKLPGMMADPAAQPLLASAVGEIGQYAGRTGQPRIALFRDADGRVRGTWARWPGGVRPWREGYVAARAPDGHGELIGVERRLPGGAALLIARPVASASALRRSLGLWGGGIVLVLMGLSIATALIVGGQTAARIRRLNRVCDRVGEGDVKARIADPGPPDEIGVLARHMNGMLGELERRIHGLRAASDHIAHDLRTPLARVRARLSTMEDAADPETATQAARAAAELDRLMAAFNALLELREIESDVSSPPELFDIARAVEDAVDLYEAVAEDEKQVRITRAVAAGPFVGDRELVIRALANLIENALKVSPPGATIAVAAQDARRDGEPALELAVTDEGPGFPEQEEPAEPRSTLGGHGLGLVIVRAIAERHRGEVRVENGARGARVTLLLRTPRLLAGYE; encoded by the coding sequence TTGAGACCATTGCACCTTTCCGCCAAGACGGCGCTGCTGCTGGGGGTCTTCTCGGTGCTGGCGCTGGCGCTCAGCCTCCTCGGCCTCGCCATGGTCGACCGCGACGCCCGCCGCATCGCCGCCGCCGAGGCGGCCCAGCATGATTATGAGGCGCTCGACGAGAAGCTGCCGGGGATGATGGCCGACCCCGCCGCCCAACCGCTGCTCGCCTCGGCGGTCGGCGAGATCGGCCAATATGCCGGGCGCACCGGCCAGCCCCGCATCGCCCTGTTCCGGGACGCCGACGGGCGGGTCCGCGGCACCTGGGCCCGCTGGCCCGGCGGGGTGCGCCCGTGGCGCGAAGGCTATGTCGCCGCCCGCGCGCCCGACGGACATGGCGAGCTGATCGGCGTCGAGCGGCGGCTTCCGGGCGGCGCGGCATTGCTGATCGCCCGGCCGGTCGCCTCGGCGAGCGCGCTGCGCCGGTCGCTGGGGCTGTGGGGCGGCGGCATCGTGCTGGTGCTGATGGGGCTGTCGATCGCGACCGCGCTGATCGTCGGCGGGCAGACCGCCGCGCGCATCCGCCGCCTCAACCGGGTCTGCGACCGGGTTGGCGAGGGCGACGTCAAGGCGCGGATCGCCGATCCCGGCCCGCCCGACGAGATCGGCGTCCTCGCCCGCCACATGAACGGCATGCTCGGCGAGCTCGAACGCCGCATCCACGGCCTGCGCGCGGCGTCGGACCATATCGCCCACGACCTGCGCACCCCGCTCGCCCGGGTGCGCGCGCGGCTGTCGACGATGGAGGACGCCGCCGATCCCGAGACCGCGACGCAGGCGGCGCGCGCGGCGGCCGAGCTCGACCGGCTGATGGCCGCGTTCAACGCGCTGCTCGAACTGCGCGAGATCGAATCCGACGTCAGCTCGCCGCCCGAGCTGTTCGACATCGCCCGCGCCGTCGAGGACGCGGTCGACCTCTACGAAGCCGTCGCCGAGGACGAGAAGCAGGTGCGGATCACCCGCGCGGTCGCCGCCGGCCCGTTCGTCGGCGATCGCGAGTTGGTGATCCGGGCGCTCGCCAACCTGATCGAGAATGCGTTGAAGGTGTCGCCGCCGGGCGCGACCATCGCCGTCGCCGCGCAGGACGCGCGCCGGGACGGCGAGCCGGCGCTCGAACTGGCCGTCACCGACGAGGGGCCGGGCTTCCCCGAGCAGGAGGAGCCCGCGGAGCCCCGTTCGACGCTGGGCGGCCACGGTCTCGGCCTGGTCATCGTCCGCGCCATAGCCGAACGCCATCGCGGCGAGGTCCGCGTCGAGAACGGCGCGCGCGGGGCGCGGGTCACGCTGCTGCTGCGCACGCCGCGCCTGCTCGCCGGCTATGAATAG
- a CDS encoding GTP-binding protein YchF (TIGRFAM: GTP-binding protein YchF~PFAM: GTP-binding protein, HSR1-related; Protein of unknown function DUF933): protein MGFRCGIVGLPNVGKSTLFNALTETAAAQAANYPFCTIEPNIGQVAVPDPRLYEIARIGGSAKIIETQLAFVDIAGLVRGASKGEGLGNQFLANIREVDAIVHVLRCFEDGDVTHVEGKVDPIADAETVETELMLSDLESLEKRVPAFAKKAAQGDKESKAAASVLGQALDLLRDGKPARLTQPRDDDEARIFAQAQLLTSKPVLYVCNVDEGAAAEGNALSARVFEKAKAEGAKAVIVSAAIEAEIVTLDPADRADFLSDLGLKETGLARVIRAGYELLDLITFFTVGPKEARAWTVEKGSKAPQAAGVIHSDFERGFIRAETMAYADYVALGGEAAAREAGKLRSEGKDYVVHDGDIMLFRFNV, encoded by the coding sequence ATGGGTTTTCGCTGTGGCATCGTGGGGCTTCCGAACGTCGGCAAGTCCACCCTCTTCAACGCACTGACCGAGACCGCCGCGGCGCAGGCGGCCAACTATCCCTTCTGCACGATCGAGCCGAACATCGGCCAGGTCGCGGTGCCCGATCCGCGGCTCTACGAGATCGCCAGGATCGGCGGATCGGCCAAGATCATCGAGACGCAGCTCGCCTTCGTCGACATCGCCGGGCTGGTGCGCGGCGCGTCGAAGGGCGAAGGGCTGGGCAACCAGTTCCTCGCCAACATCCGCGAGGTCGACGCGATCGTCCATGTGCTGCGCTGCTTCGAGGACGGCGACGTCACCCATGTCGAGGGCAAGGTCGACCCGATCGCCGATGCCGAGACGGTCGAGACCGAGCTGATGCTGTCCGACCTCGAAAGCCTGGAGAAGCGCGTCCCCGCCTTCGCCAAGAAGGCCGCGCAGGGCGACAAGGAGTCCAAGGCCGCCGCCTCGGTGCTCGGCCAGGCGCTCGACCTGCTGCGCGACGGCAAGCCCGCCCGGCTGACCCAGCCCAGGGACGACGACGAGGCCCGCATCTTCGCCCAGGCACAGCTGCTCACCTCCAAGCCCGTCCTCTACGTCTGCAACGTCGACGAGGGCGCGGCGGCCGAGGGCAACGCCCTGTCGGCCCGCGTGTTCGAGAAGGCGAAGGCCGAGGGCGCCAAGGCGGTGATCGTCTCGGCCGCGATCGAGGCGGAGATCGTCACGCTCGACCCCGCCGACCGCGCCGACTTCCTGTCCGACCTCGGCCTCAAGGAGACCGGCCTCGCCCGCGTGATCCGCGCCGGCTACGAACTGCTCGACCTGATCACCTTCTTCACCGTCGGCCCGAAGGAAGCGCGCGCCTGGACGGTCGAGAAGGGATCGAAGGCGCCGCAAGCGGCCGGCGTGATCCATAGCGATTTCGAGCGCGGCTTCATCCGCGCCGAGACGATGGCCTATGCCGACTATGTCGCGCTGGGCGGCGAGGCCGCCGCGCGCGAGGCGGGCAAGCTCCGGTCGGAAGGCAAGGACTATGTCGTCCATGACGGCGACATCATGCTGTTCCGCTTCAATGTATAG
- a CDS encoding MaoC domain protein dehydratase (PFAM: MaoC domain protein dehydratase), which yields MRYFEDYQEGQVERFGAYPVTREEVIEFASKYDPQPFHLDDEAAAQSAIFGRLAASGWHSCAMLMRMLTDHWTEDGYFSLGGTGVDELRWTKPVYPGDTLSIEAEVLSKSTPRSRPTMGFVTFRLTVFNQHGDVVMTLKVTNIQHRRPAA from the coding sequence ATGCGCTATTTCGAGGATTATCAGGAAGGCCAGGTCGAGCGCTTCGGCGCCTATCCGGTGACCCGCGAGGAGGTGATCGAATTCGCCTCCAAATATGATCCGCAGCCCTTCCATCTCGACGACGAAGCCGCCGCGCAGAGCGCGATCTTCGGCCGGCTGGCGGCGAGCGGCTGGCATAGCTGCGCGATGCTGATGCGCATGCTGACCGACCACTGGACCGAAGACGGCTATTTCTCGCTCGGCGGGACCGGCGTCGACGAGCTGCGGTGGACCAAGCCGGTCTATCCGGGCGATACGCTGAGCATCGAGGCGGAGGTGCTGTCGAAGAGCACGCCGCGCTCGCGCCCGACCATGGGCTTCGTCACCTTCCGGCTGACCGTGTTCAACCAGCATGGCGACGTCGTCATGACCCTGAAGGTCACCAACATCCAGCATCGCCGGCCCGCCGCCTGA
- a CDS encoding protein of unknown function DUF805 (PFAM: protein of unknown function DUF805), protein MGGGEADDNARMLIRTIRLSFDGSGRSRRTEVVYWYIATALVGTTFTFAATTALPWKAGLVVSDLLQAILFIPGFALFARRLHDQDRSGWWALLLLLPIALSLPDHIRMLALEPADWLAAERQPDATIWAAMLAGLIILVLLLLPGTVGPNRFGDDPRQAAAD, encoded by the coding sequence ATGGGCGGCGGAGAGGCTGACGATAATGCGCGCATGTTGATACGGACGATCAGGCTCAGCTTTGATGGATCGGGCCGTTCTCGACGAACGGAAGTCGTGTATTGGTACATCGCCACCGCACTGGTCGGCACCACATTCACTTTCGCTGCGACAACCGCGCTGCCATGGAAAGCAGGCCTCGTGGTCAGTGATCTCCTGCAAGCCATCTTATTTATCCCAGGGTTCGCGCTATTCGCCCGTCGTTTGCACGATCAGGATCGTTCCGGCTGGTGGGCGCTGCTCCTTCTGCTCCCCATCGCATTGAGCCTGCCCGATCATATCAGGATGCTCGCCCTCGAGCCCGCGGATTGGTTGGCCGCCGAAAGACAACCCGATGCCACGATCTGGGCCGCGATGCTGGCCGGTCTGATAATATTGGTGCTGTTGCTTTTGCCGGGAACCGTCGGCCCCAACCGGTTCGGTGACGATCCTCGACAAGCCGCTGCCGACTAA